From Microbacterium sp. LWH7-1.2:
CCGTCGTCGTCGGCAACGCGCCGGGGGTCGGCGAGGCGAACCTCACGGCGGCGGATGCGGCGTCCCGCATCTTCGGCTACACGATCATGAACGACTGGTCGGCGCGCGACCTGCAGGGCCGCGAGATGAAGGTGCGCCTCGGCCCCGCGAAGGGGAAGGACTTCGGCACCAGCCTCGGTCCCTGGATCGTGACGGCCGACGAACTCGAGCAGTACGTCGATGCCGACGGCTTCCTCGCGATCCGCGCCGAAGTGCGCATCAACGGCAGGCTCGTCGGCGAGGACCTCGTCTCGAACATGGGATGGCCGTTCCCCGAGCTCGTCGCGTACGCCTCGCGCAATTCCCGGGTCGTGCCGGGGGACGTGCTGGGCAGCGGGACGGTCGGAAACGGCGGATGCCTCGGCGAGCTGTGGGGCCGAGGCTCGAGCCTTCCGGCCCTCCGTGAGGGCGACGAGGTGCGCATGACCGTCGAGGGGATCGGCGAGCTCGTCGGGACCGTGGGCCCGCGGGTCGTGGCGCCGGAGCTGCCGCCCGCTCGGTCGCGCCCGCGCGCCCGCCGCCGAATGTGAGGAGATCTGCCGTGCAGAGGGCGGATTCGCGGCATCCGTCCTCTCTGCGGCCGACCTCCTCGCCTTCGCGGAATCTACTTATGTTGATTTTGGGCTAAACGATGGCTAGAATCGACAGTGACGTCGGGGCCTCCAGGGCCCGTTCCCTGAGGCGAAGCCGCGCAGGGGCACACCCCGTCGCGTCGATCGCCCGGTCGTACGGGCCTGAACGCGTATGAGCATGTCACCGTGGAGGCTCCGCCTCCTGATCGTCTCCCTCCTCACCGTCGCGATCCTGGGAGCCCTCGACCACACGATCGTCGCCACGTCGCTGGCTACGGTCGCCGGCGAGCTGGGAGCCCTGGCGCAGATGGGCTGGGTGGTCGTCGGCTACACCCTGGCGAGCACCGTGCTGCTGCCGATCCTCGGCAGGCTGGGCGACGCGGCGGGCCCGCGCGGCGTGTTCCTGGTGTCGCTCGTGCTGTTCCTCGTGGCGTCGCTCGCCTGCGGCTTCGCACAGGACATGCCGCAGCTCATCGGGGCGCGCGTCGTGCAGGGCATGAGCTCGGCGGGCCTTCATCTGATGTCGCAGACCATCGTCGCCCGCGTG
This genomic window contains:
- a CDS encoding fumarylacetoacetate hydrolase family protein — its product is MRIARWAMGSVIGEGFVIDDRVVAFPDGQTVADILAGGSDAAHAAFGRVRDESGTALSDVRLLAPVVPASVRDFVAFEEHVEGVSAGVEGKSFVAPEWYQAPTFYFTNPHTILGPGEPVAPPVTERLDFELEVAVVVGNAPGVGEANLTAADAASRIFGYTIMNDWSARDLQGREMKVRLGPAKGKDFGTSLGPWIVTADELEQYVDADGFLAIRAEVRINGRLVGEDLVSNMGWPFPELVAYASRNSRVVPGDVLGSGTVGNGGCLGELWGRGSSLPALREGDEVRMTVEGIGELVGTVGPRVVAPELPPARSRPRARRRM